GTTCCGTAGAGATGGCAAAGAAATATGGAGTACAGTTAGTAGTTAGATCAAGTTTAAATAATAACGAAGGAACAATCGTCAGGGAGGAAGTAAACATGGAAAAGATGCTTGTAAGCGGTGTTGCAGCCGATAAGAATGCCACAAGAATTGCAGTAATTGGATTAAAGGATGAACCGGGAATCGCATTCCATCTCTTTAATGCCCTTGCAAAATATAACATTAACGTTGATATTATCTTACAGTCTGTAGGACGTAACGGAACAAAGGATATTTCCTTTACTGTAGCAGAAGATGAAGCGGATGAGGCAGTAGCGATCATCCAGAAGAGCTTTCCAAAGAGCGAGTATAACAAGATTGACGAAGAAAAAGACGTTGCAAAGATTTCTATCGTAGGTGCCGGCATGATGACACATCCAGGTGTTGCAGCTTCTATGTTTGAAGCGTTATATGATGCAGGCGTTAACATTAAGATGATCAGCACTTCTGAGATTCGTGTTACAGTTCTCATTGACGAGAAATATACAGAAAGAGCATTAAATGCAGTACATGACAAGTTCGCATTAGGCGACTAATTCTGAACTGTAGATTTCGTATAGACGAAAAAAGAAAAACTGCCATATCCCATCTGCTCTGTAGTCGCTGTGATTAAGATGCTAAACCGCATCTTAATCACGCTCCGAAGCCGCATCTGGGATATGGCAGTTTTTCTTTTTTCTGTCTACTCTAAATCCATAGTTTGCAAGAGTGGGGATGTTCCAGAAGGTTATGACTTTCCGAGAAATTAAATTCAAAAGGATTGACATTCAAATCGCTGTATATATTTGGAAATTAGTTGTATCAGATGCGTGATAACTTCACTTCTACATGACATCCCACGACAAAAAAGTTCTCTTCTGGAGTTTTTATCTGAATAAAAATCGTAGATTTCTGGACATCCCCATTCTCACCAACTGTAGATTTACAGTACTCAGAAAAAAGAAATCATCCCCTATCCCAGATGCGGCTTGGGAGCGTATTTAAGATGCGGATGAGCATCTTAAATACAGCGACTACAGAGCAGATGGGATAGGGGATGATTTCTTTTTTCGTCTACCTGAAATCTACAAATCAGGATTGTTTTATAAATATTTTTGTGTTATGATTAAAGAAAATATCGAGGACAGGAGAGTAAGCGATGAAAAGACAAGACTACTTATCGTGGGATGCCTATTTTATGGGTGTAGCCCTTCTTTCTGCGCAGAGAAGTAAGGATAATAATACGCAGGTTGGCTCCTGCATTGTTGATCCGCATAATAAGATTCTCTCTATGGGGTATAATGGAATGCCGACAGGATGCAGTGATGACAGAATGCCATGGGAACGGAAGGGAACTCCGCTTGATACAAAGTATTTATATGTGTGCCATGCGGAACTGAATTCTATACTTAATTATAGTGGCGGTTCTTTAAGAGGAGCGCGTATTTATACTACTTTATTTCCATGTAATGAGTGTACTAAGGCGATTATCCAGGCGGGAATTACAGAAGTAATCTACTATTCTGATAAGTATGCGGATACAGATTCTACGATTGCAGCGAAAAGAATGTTTGATATGGTAGGAATTACTTACAGGCAGTACCAGAAAGAAGAAAAAGAGCTGGTTCTGGATTTGTAAAAGACATAAATGTCTTGATAGATGAATAGAATTTAAAAAAGTGACAAAAAAGACTTGACATGTTGTCTGGGTAATGCTATAGTAATTAAGGTTATTGAGTAACAGAAAAGCAGAGTATCCACTCTCACCTTAGCACGTATGGTGACTCGGGTTAATATCGTATATATAATGAACTGTTTTGACAGGGATTATGAGATATTTTGTGGATGGTCTTGTGACTGTCCATTTTTTCTATGTTTTTCATGGGTGTTTGGGCACAAGGTGTACTTGAATTGCCGGACTAATGTTTATTTTTTATGGAGGTGTACTACTATTAACGAATTAATGATTAATGAACAGGTACGTGACAGAGAGGTTAGAGTTATCAGCAGTGATGGAGAGCAGCTTGGAATTATGTCTTCAAAGGAAGCTATGAAGCTTGCAAGAGAGGCAGAACTTGACCTTGTAAAGATTGCTCCGAATGCAAAGCCGCCTGTGTGCAAGATTATTGATTATGGAAAATATAGATATGAGCTTGCCCGTAAAGAGAAGGAAGCTAAGAAAAAGCAGAAGACGATTGATGTGAAGGAAGTAAGACTTTCACCGAATATCGATAAGAATGACCTGAATACCAAGATCAATCAGGCAAGAAAGTTCCTTTCTAAAGGCGATAAAGTAAAGGTAACTCTTCGTTTCAGAGGAAGAGAACTTGCTCATGTGAATTCCAGTAAGGGAATTCTTGAGGATTTTGCACAGCAGCTTTCAGATATAGCTGTTGTTGATAAACAGCCTAAATTTGAAGGAAGAAGTATGATAATGTTTTTAACTGAAAAACGTTAATTAAGATTAGAAATTAGGAGGACTAATATTATGCCAAAAATGAAAACAAGCAGAGCAGCTGCAAAACGTTTTAAAAAGACAGGTAGTGGAAAGTTAAAAAGAAATAAAGCTTACAAGAGCCATATCTTAACAAAGAAATCTCAGAAGAGAAAAAGAAATTTAAGAAAAGCTGCAATGACAGATGCAACTAACGTAAAGAACATGAAGAAGATTTTACCATATCTTTAATCGTATATAGGAGGAAGTAATTAATGGCTAGAGTAAAAGGCGCAATTGGCGCAAAGAAAAGACATAACAGAACACTGAAGCTTGCAAAAGGTTACAGAGGAGCAAGATCTAAACAGTATAGAGTAGCTAAACAGTCCGTAATGAGAGCTTTAACAAGCGCTTACGCAGGAAGAAAGCAGAGAAAGAGACAGTTCAGACAGTTATGGATCGCACGTATCAACGCTGCAGCAAGAATGAACGGACTTTCTTACAGCAAGTTCATGTACGGCTTAAAGTTAGCAGGTGTAGAAGTTAACAGAAAGATGCTTTCCGAGATGGCAATCGCTGATCCGGCAGGTTTCGCAGCTCTTGCAGAATTAGCAAAGAGCAAATTAGCATAATGAAGGTTAAGGCCAGCAGATATTATCTGCTGGCTTTTTTATTTACAAAAAAGTTGTCCATTTATTAAATAACATTAATTTTTATTTCTAAAAGGGAGGAGATAGTTATGAAAAATGTAAAGGTTATTAAAAAGGCTGCAATTTTTTTAATGGTGTTTGTTCTGGCATTCAGCTCGTTAAGTGCAGCAGCAGCAGTTACTTATAAAACAGGTAATCGTACTGTTCGCTACAGAGGTGCAAATTATAAAGTATATTATAATAGTAAGAGAGTGAATAGTGTAACAAGACCATCTTTGATGATTAACGGAAATATTATGATTCCATATCATTATACAATGGTAAAAAGAGGACCAAAAGTATCTATATCAAAAGCGAATAAAGGAAAGACAATAACGCTTTCTGCGAATGGAAATCAAGTAAGGTTTTATCTAAATAAAAAGTACATAAAAGTAAATGGAAAAAAAGAGAATATTCGTACTGCTCCTGTTAAAGCAAAGATAGGGGGAACTAGTCTTATAATGCTTCCAGCAAGAGTTGCTTTTGAGGAGCTGGGATTTCATTATATATATAACAAATCTAAAAAGGCAATCTATGTGACAGGAAATACAACGACAACAAATGCACCGGCCTCAACACCGATTGTGAATGAACCGGCGGTGAATACAGGTCTTCAGGCAACAGCTTTTAAGAATATGAGTACACAGGAATTTATTAATGCAGTAGGACCGATTGCAAGAGAAGATTACAGAAAAACAGGTGTGCTTGCCTCTGTTACTTTGGCGCAGGCAATTAATGAGAGTGGCTGGGGTAAGTCAGGGCTTACACAGAATTCCAACAATATGTTCGGTATGAAAACTTCTCTTTCCGGTAATAGCTGGTCAGGATCAGTGTGGGATGGAAGAAGTTATGTAGAAGTGAAGACAAGAGAAGAGTATAACGGAAAGAAAGTGACTATTACTGCGAAGTTCCGTAAATATCCTTCTGTAGCACAGTCTATCGCTGATCATTCCGCATATCTTTCTAACGCTATGAATGGTGCGAGAAGACGATATAATGGACTTACAGACACAAAGAGTTATTCTTCTCAGCTTACAATTCTTCAAAAAGGCGGATATTGTACATGGTCGGGATATGTATCAGAGCTGACAACGCTTATTAAAAAATATAATCTGACAAAGTGGGATAATTAATGGTTTATGGTAAAAAAAGAAAATGATCAGGAATTGCTATCAGTAAAGAAGACGATTCTTTCGATGTCATTTTCGTTGGTATTGGTAGCAGCAGTGCTTCTATTTATTTTTGGGTTTCGATATTTTTTGAGCGGAAGAGAGTATAAAGGTGCGAATGTTCAAAAAGAAGAACGAAAGAATGATTATGATGCACATAAAGAATATCTGGAAACAGATAAGTCATTTAAGGCCGGCTATATTATGATAAAGAATTTGCCTGCAAAAGGGTTATATATATCAGAATTACCGGGAAAGAAAGAAAATAGTTCTACTTATTTAAAAAG
This Anaerobutyricum hallii DNA region includes the following protein-coding sequences:
- a CDS encoding deoxycytidylate deaminase, which gives rise to MKRQDYLSWDAYFMGVALLSAQRSKDNNTQVGSCIVDPHNKILSMGYNGMPTGCSDDRMPWERKGTPLDTKYLYVCHAELNSILNYSGGSLRGARIYTTLFPCNECTKAIIQAGITEVIYYSDKYADTDSTIAAKRMFDMVGITYRQYQKEEKELVLDL
- the infC gene encoding translation initiation factor IF-3, whose protein sequence is MINEQVRDREVRVISSDGEQLGIMSSKEAMKLAREAELDLVKIAPNAKPPVCKIIDYGKYRYELARKEKEAKKKQKTIDVKEVRLSPNIDKNDLNTKINQARKFLSKGDKVKVTLRFRGRELAHVNSSKGILEDFAQQLSDIAVVDKQPKFEGRSMIMFLTEKR
- the rpmI gene encoding 50S ribosomal protein L35 encodes the protein MPKMKTSRAAAKRFKKTGSGKLKRNKAYKSHILTKKSQKRKRNLRKAAMTDATNVKNMKKILPYL
- the rplT gene encoding 50S ribosomal protein L20 — protein: MARVKGAIGAKKRHNRTLKLAKGYRGARSKQYRVAKQSVMRALTSAYAGRKQRKRQFRQLWIARINAAARMNGLSYSKFMYGLKLAGVEVNRKMLSEMAIADPAGFAALAELAKSKLA
- a CDS encoding glucosaminidase domain-containing protein; protein product: MKNVKVIKKAAIFLMVFVLAFSSLSAAAAVTYKTGNRTVRYRGANYKVYYNSKRVNSVTRPSLMINGNIMIPYHYTMVKRGPKVSISKANKGKTITLSANGNQVRFYLNKKYIKVNGKKENIRTAPVKAKIGGTSLIMLPARVAFEELGFHYIYNKSKKAIYVTGNTTTTNAPASTPIVNEPAVNTGLQATAFKNMSTQEFINAVGPIAREDYRKTGVLASVTLAQAINESGWGKSGLTQNSNNMFGMKTSLSGNSWSGSVWDGRSYVEVKTREEYNGKKVTITAKFRKYPSVAQSIADHSAYLSNAMNGARRRYNGLTDTKSYSSQLTILQKGGYCTWSGYVSELTTLIKKYNLTKWDN